A part of Aquaspirillum sp. LM1 genomic DNA contains:
- a CDS encoding HAD family hydrolase translates to MNLPADTAAFDLIVFDWDGTLMDSTAHITRSIQRACADLGLPVPERSRASHVIGLGLVDAMRHVCPGLPSARYQDMVEAYRHHYLAGDAVIELFDGVAAALAHYQQRGVLLAVATGKSRIGLDRAMQHTGLTDCFVATRTVDECHSKPHPQMLDDLTQVLGVDKRRTLMVGDTTHDLQMALNAGTWAAGVSYGAHPVDALHALSPLGCFDSFGALDTWLSPRLSA, encoded by the coding sequence ATGAACCTGCCTGCCGACACTGCCGCCTTCGACCTGATCGTGTTTGACTGGGATGGCACCCTGATGGACTCCACCGCGCACATCACCCGCTCGATCCAGCGCGCCTGTGCCGATCTGGGCCTGCCAGTGCCTGAGCGCAGCCGCGCCAGCCATGTGATTGGCCTGGGACTGGTGGACGCCATGCGCCATGTTTGCCCCGGCCTGCCGTCAGCGCGCTATCAGGACATGGTGGAAGCCTACCGCCACCACTATCTGGCCGGCGATGCCGTGATCGAGCTGTTTGACGGCGTGGCCGCCGCCCTGGCCCACTACCAGCAGCGCGGCGTGCTGCTGGCGGTGGCCACCGGCAAAAGCCGCATCGGCCTGGACCGGGCGATGCAGCACACCGGGCTGACCGACTGCTTTGTCGCCACCCGCACGGTGGACGAGTGCCATTCCAAGCCCCATCCACAGATGCTTGACGATCTCACCCAGGTGCTTGGGGTGGACAAGCGACGCACGCTGATGGTGGGCGACACCACCCACGACCTGCAAATGGCGCTGAATGCCGGCACCTGGGCCGCCGGGGTCAGCTACGGGGCTCACCCGGTAGACGCGCTGCACGCGCTGTCGCCGCTGGGCTGCTTTGATTCATTTGGAGCGCTGGACACATGGCTGAGCCCACGCCTGTCGGCCTGA
- a CDS encoding Rieske 2Fe-2S domain-containing protein, translated as MAEPTPVGLIGPSAALVNSQPGLRFTLADGRPAFAIRYRDRVYAYLNACAHVPVELDLVEGDLFDLSGQYLVCAMHGAYYHPESGVCLGGPCPGRRLTSIAIEEHDGQLWLAGTYTGTPP; from the coding sequence ATGGCTGAGCCCACGCCTGTCGGCCTGATCGGCCCCAGCGCCGCGCTGGTGAACAGCCAGCCTGGCCTGCGTTTTACCCTGGCCGATGGCCGCCCGGCATTTGCCATCCGCTACCGCGACCGGGTGTACGCCTACCTCAATGCCTGCGCGCATGTGCCGGTGGAGCTGGATCTGGTGGAGGGGGATTTATTTGACCTGTCCGGCCAGTATCTGGTCTGCGCCATGCACGGTGCTTATTATCATCCGGAAAGCGGTGTCTGTCTGGGCGGCCCGTGTCCTGGCCGGCGACTGACGTCGATTGCCATCGAAGAACATGACGGCCAGCTGTGGCTGGCCGGCACTTACACAGGAACACCGCCATGA
- a CDS encoding alpha-E domain-containing protein, whose protein sequence is MLSRTAANLYWMSRYLERAENLARVLDVSQSLALLKRSTHSDDMSAPLRLTDSEAEFAARHGEEINARTLWAFLGFSGHPASIHSCLLQARDNADAVRGALTGEMWENIHATWLGMQEAAQQPPADLARFGDWVRERSHLFRGITYGTIHRDDAYRFIRLGTFVERADNTARLLKLRYRHHRAGMADHYALVALLESVSAHDAYQSIYHDTVSAPKVAELLILNPDVPRSLAACFGEISQIVAQIAGPRGRNAKKLAAEMAAALMYGDIQDILAQGMQNYLHHFLGQTAELDALLHTAYMEAL, encoded by the coding sequence ATGTTGTCACGAACTGCTGCCAACCTGTACTGGATGTCCCGCTATCTGGAGCGGGCGGAAAACCTGGCGCGCGTGCTGGACGTCAGCCAGAGCCTGGCGCTGCTCAAACGCAGCACCCACAGCGACGATATGTCTGCCCCGCTGCGGCTGACCGACAGTGAGGCGGAATTTGCCGCCCGCCATGGCGAGGAGATCAATGCGCGCACCCTGTGGGCGTTTCTGGGCTTTTCTGGCCATCCGGCCAGCATTCATTCCTGTTTACTCCAGGCACGGGACAACGCCGATGCCGTGCGCGGCGCGCTGACTGGCGAAATGTGGGAAAACATCCACGCCACCTGGCTGGGCATGCAGGAAGCCGCCCAGCAGCCCCCGGCTGACCTGGCCCGGTTTGGCGACTGGGTGCGCGAACGCTCACACCTGTTTCGCGGCATTACCTACGGCACCATCCACCGTGACGATGCGTATCGCTTCATCCGTCTGGGCACATTTGTCGAACGCGCCGACAATACCGCGCGCCTGCTCAAGCTGCGCTACCGCCACCACCGCGCCGGCATGGCCGATCATTATGCGCTGGTGGCACTGCTGGAGTCGGTCAGCGCCCACGATGCGTATCAGTCGATTTACCACGACACGGTCAGCGCCCCCAAGGTGGCCGAGCTGCTGATTCTCAACCCCGATGTGCCGCGCAGCCTGGCGGCGTGCTTTGGCGAAATCAGCCAGATCGTTGCCCAAATTGCCGGCCCGCGTGGCCGCAACGCCAAAAAACTGGCTGCCGAAATGGCCGCCGCACTGATGTACGGCGACATTCAGGACATTCTGGCCCAGGGCATGCAGAACTATCTGCACCACTTTCTTGGCCAGACCGCCGAACTGGACGCCTTGCTGCACACCGCCTATATGGAGGCGCTATGA
- a CDS encoding RluA family pseudouridine synthase, producing MTDLRKDSVTFVTVDDAGHDQRIDNFLLRLLKGVPKSHVYRILRSGEVRVNKGRIDASYRLREGDVLRIPPVRVASADPAARPAPAQEFAIIYEDEALLVINKPAGVAVHGGSGVSFGVIEQLRAARPDARFLELVHRLDRETSGLLMLAKKRSALVKLHEMIRENRMDKRYQALGVGDWAEARKQVKLPLLKFNLPDGERRVKVSDQGQSAHTNFHVLKRLPGFVLVEAQLKTGRTHQIRVHMAASGAAIAGDEKYGDFAYNRSLHKQGLKRMFLHAWRLRLDHPLTGVPLTLEAPLPRELQSFLDTLSA from the coding sequence ATGACAGACTTGCGTAAAGACTCCGTCACCTTTGTGACGGTGGACGATGCCGGGCACGACCAGCGCATCGACAATTTCCTGCTCCGACTCCTCAAAGGCGTGCCCAAAAGCCATGTCTACCGGATTTTGCGCAGTGGTGAAGTACGGGTCAACAAAGGCCGGATTGACGCCAGTTACCGGCTGCGCGAAGGCGATGTGCTGCGCATTCCGCCGGTGCGGGTGGCCAGCGCCGATCCGGCTGCCCGCCCGGCCCCCGCGCAGGAGTTCGCCATCATCTACGAAGACGAGGCGCTGCTGGTAATCAACAAACCGGCAGGGGTGGCCGTACACGGCGGCTCCGGCGTATCGTTCGGGGTGATTGAACAACTGCGCGCCGCCCGGCCCGATGCCCGTTTTCTGGAGCTGGTACACCGGCTGGACCGGGAAACCTCCGGGCTGCTGATGCTGGCCAAAAAGCGCTCGGCGCTGGTCAAGCTGCATGAAATGATCCGCGAAAACCGCATGGACAAGCGCTATCAGGCGCTGGGGGTGGGAGACTGGGCGGAGGCGCGCAAGCAGGTGAAGCTGCCGCTGCTGAAATTCAACCTGCCCGACGGGGAACGTCGGGTCAAGGTGTCGGACCAAGGTCAGAGCGCGCACACCAATTTTCATGTGCTCAAGCGCCTGCCCGGCTTTGTGCTGGTGGAAGCCCAGCTGAAAACCGGCCGCACCCACCAGATTCGCGTGCATATGGCCGCCAGCGGGGCCGCCATTGCCGGTGATGAAAAATACGGCGACTTTGCCTATAACCGCAGTCTGCACAAACAAGGCCTCAAGCGCATGTTTCTGCACGCCTGGCGGCTGCGGCTGGACCATCCGCTGACAGGCGTGCCGTTAACGCTGGAAGCGCCGCTGCCCCGCGAACTGCAATCTTTTCTGGATACCCTGAGCGCATGA
- a CDS encoding transglutaminase family protein, producing MKLDISHRTVYRYDARMRHSTQYLRLTPSSSRRQRVLSWQLGLPARASSGRDPYGNCQHVLTLDYPHHEISVLATGQVEVLEPQLEDDDDGLSPGVFLRHTALTVSSPALTEFALGLTAAVAAQPRQGLWSLMERLADAMPLRSGYASTPLSAAQAFEQACGDSHALSHAFISAARLLGKPARHVSGYVLEPHTGEVSPQGWAEVWLEGRWASYDVQHGQAAGPCHVKLAVGMDYLDACPVRGQRMVNLASADPTGQMLPAAQQSAQQ from the coding sequence ATGAAACTGGACATCAGCCACCGCACGGTTTATCGCTACGATGCGCGCATGCGCCATTCCACCCAGTATCTGCGCCTGACGCCATCCAGCTCGCGCCGCCAGCGGGTGCTCAGCTGGCAGCTGGGCCTGCCGGCGCGTGCCTCCAGTGGCCGCGACCCCTATGGCAATTGCCAGCATGTGCTGACGCTGGACTACCCGCACCATGAGATCAGCGTGCTGGCCACCGGCCAGGTGGAAGTGCTGGAGCCACAGTTGGAAGACGATGACGATGGTCTGTCACCCGGGGTGTTTTTGCGGCATACTGCGCTGACGGTCAGCTCACCCGCGCTCACCGAATTTGCCCTGGGCCTGACTGCCGCCGTGGCAGCCCAGCCGCGTCAGGGCTTGTGGAGCCTGATGGAACGGCTGGCCGACGCCATGCCCCTGCGCAGCGGCTATGCCAGCACGCCGCTGTCGGCGGCACAAGCGTTTGAGCAAGCCTGTGGCGACAGCCACGCACTCAGCCACGCCTTTATCAGCGCCGCCCGCCTGCTGGGCAAGCCCGCCCGCCATGTCAGTGGCTATGTGCTGGAGCCACACACCGGCGAAGTCAGCCCGCAGGGCTGGGCCGAAGTCTGGCTGGAAGGGCGCTGGGCCAGTTACGATGTCCAGCACGGTCAGGCTGCCGGCCCCTGCCATGTCAAGCTGGCGGTGGGCATGGACTACCTGGATGCCTGCCCGGTGCGCGGTCAGCGCATGGTGAATCTTGCCAGCGCCGACCCCACCGGGCAGATGCTGCCTGCCGCGCAACAGTCGGCACAACAATAG
- a CDS encoding Rne/Rng family ribonuclease, with protein MKRMLFNATQAEELRVAIVDGQKLIDLDIETVGKEQKKGNIYKGVITRIEPSLEACFVDYGTERHGFLPFKEVSRAYFRQFDGGRPRIQDVLREGQELIVQVEKDERGNKGAALTTYVSLAGRYLVLMPNNPRGGGVSRRIEGEERNELRELLAQLESPAGMSLIARTAGIGRTLEELQWDLNYLLQLWTAIESAAGAQNAPFLIFQEGSLVIRAIRDYFQPDIGEILIDTEEIHNQARQFMSHVMPGNVNRVKLYKDDVPLFSRFQIEHQIETAFSRAVTLPSGGAIVIDHTEALVSVDVNSARATKGSDIETTALNTNLEAADEIARQLRLRDLGGLIVIDFIDMENPKNQREVENRLREALKTDRARVQMGKLSRFGLLELSRQRLQPSLGESSHMPCPRCHGTGFIRGIESSALHILRIIQEEAMKDNTSAVHAQVPVDVATFLLNEKRADLFTVEARLKVSVVLIPNIHLETPHYKIVRLRAEDLPEGEEPSYKMVEAPSEDSAYTSAQQEKAKPERQQAAVQGITPSQPAPVSVRDQEASAAAAPAVAAAVAPAAPASRPAPAARQPAPVVTKPAQPGVMARLVGWVKSLFTTEAPAPVPVAEPVKPAAANPRREGNAGQGGRRDRRPNRSRNEDGQAPRRRDDASPRPERDSNEPRAEREPRAPRAERGERPERGERPERNERPSRPERQALRHEMREREEREAREQPPREAREPREPRGERPSSDANRSERPERPERRRRQPEVNAPEVVDTPAVDALEPRQAEVAALEAASPDGVPSEAGERPEQRSRRRRGRRGGERRRDDAAAVEGQENAVVADASEHIAPLAVAAVASVVAASVADAVEVPAAVAADSPAVAVLPTPVMATPVLEPAPVPEELAPAAPADSLPVSVDAAPVAVEAVAPVAPIAPSMPAASVSVAVAEAMPAAPVEPVMVMVETRADDPVVIPVAPTTNVAEILRAAPVEPAVVVQSAQDDSPVLVQVETQVDAVTTAVISQVDAAPAPAVIPEPVTAEAEPLPATVSVALETRLTGAAMAAPVSVAEAIALVAEPAEPAADASVVVEAVAEVPVETVAPAEAVPVTLPVAAPAPAVMESPLDLGGLILVTTQVQDAAPVATEPTLPSRRRRADLQAGAAVHTAENVLQQVETASLIAPVEVSASLPLPEQARRANRVVHAATEEAAAMVQVETR; from the coding sequence ATGAAACGCATGTTATTCAACGCAACGCAGGCTGAAGAGCTGCGCGTTGCCATCGTGGATGGGCAAAAGCTCATTGACCTTGATATCGAGACCGTCGGCAAGGAGCAAAAGAAGGGCAATATCTACAAGGGCGTGATCACCCGCATCGAGCCCTCGCTGGAAGCCTGCTTTGTCGACTACGGCACCGAGCGTCATGGTTTTTTGCCGTTCAAGGAAGTCTCCCGCGCCTATTTCCGTCAGTTTGACGGTGGTCGCCCGCGCATTCAGGATGTGCTGCGAGAAGGCCAGGAGCTGATTGTTCAGGTGGAGAAGGACGAGCGCGGCAACAAGGGTGCCGCCCTGACCACCTACGTCAGCCTGGCGGGCCGCTATCTGGTGCTGATGCCCAACAATCCGCGTGGCGGCGGCGTGTCGCGCCGCATTGAAGGCGAAGAGCGCAACGAACTGCGCGAACTGCTGGCCCAGCTGGAAAGCCCGGCCGGCATGAGCCTGATTGCCCGCACCGCCGGCATTGGCCGCACGCTGGAAGAACTGCAGTGGGACCTGAACTACCTGCTGCAACTGTGGACCGCCATCGAAAGCGCTGCCGGTGCGCAAAACGCGCCATTCCTGATTTTCCAGGAAGGCAGCCTGGTGATTCGCGCCATCCGCGACTACTTCCAGCCAGACATTGGCGAGATCCTGATTGATACCGAAGAAATTCACAATCAGGCCCGCCAGTTCATGAGCCATGTGATGCCGGGCAACGTCAACCGGGTCAAGCTCTACAAGGACGACGTGCCGCTGTTCTCGCGTTTCCAGATCGAACACCAGATCGAAACCGCGTTTTCCCGCGCCGTCACCCTGCCGTCTGGCGGTGCCATTGTCATCGACCACACCGAAGCGCTGGTGTCGGTGGATGTCAACTCGGCGCGCGCCACCAAGGGCAGCGACATTGAGACCACCGCGCTGAACACCAACCTGGAAGCCGCCGACGAAATTGCCCGGCAGCTGCGCCTGCGCGACCTGGGCGGGTTGATCGTGATCGATTTCATCGACATGGAAAACCCGAAAAACCAGCGCGAAGTGGAAAACCGCCTGCGCGAAGCGCTGAAAACCGACCGCGCCCGCGTGCAGATGGGCAAGCTGTCGCGCTTTGGCCTCTTGGAGTTGTCGCGCCAGCGCCTGCAGCCCAGCCTGGGCGAAAGCAGCCACATGCCGTGCCCGCGCTGCCATGGTACCGGCTTTATCCGTGGCATCGAATCCTCCGCCCTGCACATCCTGCGCATCATTCAGGAAGAGGCAATGAAGGACAACACCAGCGCCGTGCATGCCCAGGTGCCGGTGGACGTGGCCACCTTCCTGCTCAATGAAAAGCGCGCCGACCTGTTTACCGTGGAAGCGCGGCTGAAGGTCAGCGTGGTGCTGATTCCAAACATCCATCTGGAAACCCCGCACTACAAGATTGTGCGCCTGCGCGCCGAAGATCTGCCGGAAGGCGAGGAACCCAGCTACAAGATGGTAGAAGCGCCCAGCGAAGACAGCGCCTATACCTCGGCCCAGCAGGAAAAAGCCAAGCCAGAGCGCCAGCAGGCGGCAGTGCAGGGTATTACGCCGTCGCAGCCCGCCCCGGTGTCCGTGCGTGACCAGGAAGCCAGCGCGGCGGCTGCGCCCGCTGTGGCTGCAGCAGTAGCACCGGCGGCTCCGGCCAGTCGCCCGGCTCCGGCAGCCCGCCAGCCCGCCCCGGTGGTGACTAAGCCAGCCCAGCCAGGGGTGATGGCCCGTCTGGTGGGTTGGGTGAAGTCGCTGTTCACCACCGAAGCGCCGGCTCCGGTTCCGGTGGCAGAACCCGTCAAACCGGCTGCCGCCAACCCGCGCCGCGAAGGCAATGCCGGCCAGGGTGGCCGCCGTGACCGCCGTCCGAACCGCAGTCGCAACGAAGACGGTCAGGCACCTCGCCGCCGTGACGATGCCAGCCCTCGCCCGGAACGCGACAGCAACGAGCCGCGCGCTGAACGTGAGCCGCGCGCCCCGCGTGCTGAACGCGGCGAACGCCCGGAGCGTGGTGAACGTCCGGAACGCAACGAACGCCCGTCTCGTCCGGAACGCCAGGCCCTGCGCCATGAAATGCGTGAGCGCGAGGAACGCGAAGCCCGTGAACAACCCCCACGCGAAGCCCGTGAACCACGCGAACCGCGTGGCGAACGCCCGAGCAGTGACGCAAACCGCAGTGAGCGCCCGGAACGTCCGGAACGCCGCCGTCGCCAGCCAGAAGTCAATGCACCTGAAGTCGTTGACACCCCGGCAGTAGACGCACTGGAGCCGCGCCAGGCCGAAGTGGCGGCGCTGGAAGCCGCCAGCCCGGATGGCGTGCCAAGCGAAGCCGGCGAACGCCCGGAACAGCGCAGCCGTCGCCGTCGTGGCCGTCGGGGTGGCGAACGCCGTCGTGATGACGCCGCTGCGGTGGAAGGTCAGGAAAACGCCGTGGTCGCTGACGCAAGCGAACACATTGCGCCGCTGGCCGTTGCCGCCGTCGCCAGCGTGGTTGCTGCCAGTGTGGCGGATGCCGTCGAAGTGCCCGCTGCCGTGGCAGCAGACAGCCCGGCGGTGGCCGTCCTGCCAACCCCCGTGATGGCCACACCAGTGCTTGAGCCCGCACCGGTTCCAGAAGAGCTTGCCCCTGCTGCACCGGCAGACAGCCTCCCGGTCAGCGTCGACGCCGCGCCGGTTGCGGTCGAGGCCGTTGCCCCGGTCGCGCCGATTGCTCCGAGCATGCCTGCTGCTTCTGTGTCCGTTGCAGTTGCCGAAGCGATGCCGGCAGCACCCGTTGAACCGGTCATGGTCATGGTGGAAACCCGTGCTGACGACCCTGTCGTCATCCCTGTCGCGCCGACGACCAACGTTGCCGAAATCCTGCGTGCGGCCCCGGTGGAACCTGCTGTCGTGGTTCAGTCTGCACAAGACGATAGCCCGGTGCTGGTGCAAGTGGAAACCCAGGTCGATGCCGTGACGACAGCGGTGATCAGCCAGGTAGACGCTGCTCCTGCACCGGCTGTCATCCCGGAACCCGTCACTGCCGAGGCGGAACCCTTGCCGGCTACCGTGTCGGTTGCCCTGGAAACCCGCCTGACTGGCGCAGCCATGGCTGCGCCAGTCAGTGTGGCTGAAGCGATTGCCCTGGTGGCCGAACCGGCTGAACCGGCAGCAGACGCTAGCGTCGTGGTGGAGGCCGTTGCAGAGGTGCCAGTGGAGACCGTTGCTCCGGCGGAAGCCGTGCCGGTGACGCTGCCTGTGGCTGCGCCGGCCCCTGCCGTCATGGAGTCGCCGCTGGATCTGGGCGGGCTGATTCTGGTGACCACGCAGGTGCAAGATGCTGCGCCGGTGGCGACAGAACCCACCTTGCCGTCGCGTCGTCGCCGCGCCGATCTGCAGGCTGGTGCCGCAGTACACACCGCCGAGAATGTGCTGCAACAGGTGGAAACCGCATCGCTGATTGCGCCGGTAGAAGTCAGCGCAAGCCTGCCGCTGCCAGAGCAGGCTCGTCGGGCGAATCGGGTGGTGCACGCTGCCACTGAAGAAGCGGCTGCGATGGTGCAGGTCGAAACTCGCTGA
- the motD gene encoding flagellar motor protein MotD, whose translation MRRRPPEDPDHHERWMVSYADFVTLLFAFFVVMYSISSINEGKYKQMTQSMIAAFNQGAIAPKLLGQSGSANTMVAVEDAKPLASKVATTLKLQQDARMNQLAAQVRQLLDPLMQRGQVRVTQSELGIAVEINDSALFESAQAAPSLASSGWLGRLGGVLRGYPNRIRVEGYTDDRPIRTSTYPSNWELSAARAGSVVRLFVEHGVGSSRLVAIGRAENRPIASNDSAEGRARNRRVTISILPESAGDDALVPAGKLN comes from the coding sequence ATGCGCCGCCGCCCCCCAGAAGACCCGGATCACCACGAACGCTGGATGGTGTCCTACGCCGACTTTGTCACCCTGCTGTTTGCCTTTTTTGTGGTGATGTACTCCATCTCGTCGATCAACGAGGGCAAGTACAAGCAGATGACCCAGTCGATGATTGCCGCCTTCAACCAGGGGGCAATTGCCCCCAAGCTGCTCGGCCAGTCCGGTAGTGCCAACACCATGGTGGCGGTGGAAGATGCCAAGCCGCTGGCCAGCAAGGTGGCCACCACGCTGAAGCTGCAACAGGATGCGCGGATGAACCAGCTGGCCGCCCAGGTGCGTCAGCTGCTCGACCCGCTGATGCAGCGCGGCCAGGTGCGGGTCACCCAGAGTGAGCTGGGCATTGCGGTGGAAATCAACGACAGCGCGCTGTTTGAATCCGCCCAGGCGGCCCCCTCGCTGGCGTCCAGCGGCTGGCTGGGCCGCCTGGGCGGCGTGCTGCGCGGCTACCCCAACCGCATCCGGGTGGAAGGCTATACCGACGACCGCCCGATCCGCACCAGCACGTATCCGTCCAACTGGGAGCTGTCTGCCGCCCGTGCCGGCAGTGTGGTGCGCCTGTTTGTGGAACATGGCGTCGGCTCCAGCCGGCTGGTGGCCATTGGCCGGGCAGAAAACCGCCCGATTGCCAGCAACGACAGCGCCGAAGGTCGCGCCCGCAACCGGCGGGTGACCATCAGCATTCTGCCGGAAAGCGCCGGCGATGATGCCCTGGTGCCGGCTGGCAAACTGAATTAG
- a CDS encoding S49 family peptidase, translated as MSDPQWERPVLEKLALASVTEQRRSRQWKLFFRLAWLVLAILLVVGILRQEDDGETGLTGGEHAALLNLSGEISTENHTAERMIKGLQKAFKDSGTQAVIIRANSPGGSPVLSGMVNDEIRRLKAEQPNIPVYVVVEEVCASGCYYIAAAADKIFVDKASIVGSIGVLSDGFGFSGAMEKLGIDRRLMTAGSHKAMADPFSPRKPEDEAIRQALLNDIHRQFIDVVKAGRGKRLKDDPAIFSGLYWLGEKSIPLGLVDGYGTVDSVARDLVKTEHVQDITPGEDFIDRFAKRFGVGLSLGLLQGSHALQLK; from the coding sequence ATGAGCGATCCACAATGGGAACGGCCAGTGCTGGAAAAACTGGCGTTGGCCTCGGTTACCGAACAACGGCGCAGCCGGCAATGGAAGCTGTTTTTTCGCCTGGCCTGGCTGGTACTGGCCATTTTGCTGGTGGTGGGCATCCTGCGCCAGGAAGATGACGGCGAAACCGGGCTGACCGGCGGGGAGCACGCCGCGCTGCTGAACCTGAGCGGTGAAATCAGCACGGAAAACCACACCGCCGAACGCATGATCAAGGGCCTGCAAAAAGCCTTCAAGGACAGTGGCACCCAGGCGGTCATCATCCGTGCCAACAGCCCTGGCGGCAGCCCGGTGCTGTCTGGCATGGTCAACGATGAAATCCGCCGGCTGAAAGCCGAACAGCCGAATATTCCGGTGTATGTGGTGGTGGAAGAAGTTTGCGCCTCTGGCTGCTATTACATCGCGGCGGCGGCGGACAAGATTTTTGTCGATAAGGCCAGCATTGTCGGCTCGATTGGCGTGCTGTCCGATGGCTTTGGTTTTTCTGGTGCCATGGAAAAACTGGGCATCGACCGCCGGCTGATGACCGCCGGCAGCCACAAGGCAATGGCCGACCCATTCTCGCCGCGCAAACCGGAAGACGAAGCCATCCGTCAGGCACTGCTCAATGACATTCACCGCCAGTTCATCGATGTCGTCAAAGCCGGGCGCGGCAAGCGCCTGAAAGACGATCCGGCCATTTTCTCCGGCCTGTACTGGCTGGGTGAAAAAAGCATTCCACTGGGGCTGGTGGACGGTTACGGCACGGTAGACAGCGTGGCGCGTGATCTGGTGAAAACCGAACATGTGCAGGACATCACCCCCGGCGAAGATTTCATCGACCGCTTTGCCAAGCGCTTTGGCGTCGGGCTGTCGCTGGGCCTGCTGCAGGGCAGCCATGCCTTGCAACTGAAGTAA
- a CDS encoding circularly permuted type 2 ATP-grasp protein: MPSLTLPASGLYDEMFDAAAPRAHYAQYADWLNSQSDEALATRRNEADLLFRRYGITFSVCRDAYARDRQIPFDIIPRVLPASDWAVLERGLRQRMQALNAFLHDIYHTQDIVRAGVIPAEQVLGNPLYQVAMHGLALPNQVYAHVAGIDIIRHADGQFYVLEDNLCVPSGVSYMLESRKMMRRLFPELFTRMDIAPVEHYPNLLLQTLREASPVEQPTVVVLTPGRHNAAYFEHAFLARQMGVELVEGQDLLVKNDRVWMRTTAGLQGVDVIYRRIEEDFLDPLAGNPESLLGVPGLLSVYRKGQVALCNAPGTGVADDKSVYPFVPDMIRFYLSETPILNNVPTWQLRKPDDLAYALTRLPELVIKEVHGSGGYGMLIGPLASRSEIADFRQRILAKPAHYIAQPTLALSTCPTLVEAGIAPRHVDLRPFVLSGRDTRIVAGGLSRVALEAGSLVVNSSQGGGTKDTWIVENA, from the coding sequence ATGCCCAGCCTGACCTTGCCCGCTTCGGGGCTATACGACGAAATGTTCGACGCTGCTGCGCCGCGCGCCCATTACGCGCAGTATGCCGACTGGCTGAACAGCCAGAGCGACGAGGCGCTGGCCACCCGGCGCAACGAAGCCGACCTGCTGTTTCGCCGTTACGGCATCACCTTCAGCGTCTGCCGCGACGCCTACGCCCGCGACCGGCAAATTCCGTTCGACATCATCCCGCGCGTGCTGCCGGCCAGCGACTGGGCCGTGCTGGAACGCGGCCTGCGCCAGCGGATGCAGGCGCTGAACGCCTTTTTGCATGATATTTACCACACCCAAGACATTGTCCGCGCCGGGGTGATTCCCGCCGAGCAGGTGCTGGGCAATCCGCTCTACCAGGTGGCCATGCACGGGCTGGCGCTGCCCAACCAGGTGTACGCCCATGTGGCCGGGATTGACATCATCCGCCACGCCGACGGCCAGTTTTATGTGCTGGAAGACAATCTGTGCGTGCCATCCGGGGTCAGCTATATGCTGGAAAGCCGCAAGATGATGCGCCGGCTGTTTCCTGAGCTGTTCACCCGGATGGACATCGCCCCGGTCGAGCATTACCCCAACCTGCTGCTGCAAACCCTGCGCGAAGCCAGCCCGGTGGAACAGCCCACCGTGGTGGTGCTCACCCCTGGCCGGCATAACGCGGCTTACTTCGAGCATGCCTTTCTGGCCCGGCAAATGGGCGTGGAGCTGGTGGAAGGACAGGATTTGCTGGTGAAAAACGACCGGGTGTGGATGCGCACCACCGCCGGGTTGCAGGGCGTGGATGTGATTTACCGGCGCATCGAAGAGGATTTTCTTGATCCACTGGCCGGCAATCCGGAGTCCCTGCTTGGCGTGCCCGGCCTGCTGTCGGTGTACCGCAAGGGCCAGGTGGCGCTGTGCAATGCGCCGGGCACTGGGGTGGCTGATGACAAGTCGGTCTACCCGTTTGTGCCGGACATGATCCGTTTTTACCTGAGCGAAACGCCAATTTTGAATAATGTGCCCACCTGGCAGCTGCGCAAGCCGGACGATCTGGCCTATGCGCTTACCCGCCTGCCCGAGCTGGTGATCAAGGAAGTGCACGGCAGTGGCGGCTACGGCATGCTGATTGGCCCGCTGGCCAGCCGCAGCGAGATTGCCGACTTCCGCCAGCGGATTCTGGCCAAGCCGGCGCATTACATTGCCCAGCCCACCCTGGCGCTGTCCACCTGCCCCACCCTGGTGGAAGCCGGCATTGCCCCGCGCCATGTGGATTTGCGCCCGTTTGTGCTCAGTGGCCGCGACACGCGGATTGTGGCCGGCGGGCTAAGCCGGGTGGCGCTGGAAGCCGGGTCGCTGGTGGTGAATTCCTCTCAGGGCGGTGGCACCAAGGATACCTGGATTGTGGAGAACGCCTGA